In Flavobacterium luteolum, the DNA window TGACTACTTTGTTAAAATTAGATCCGAATGTAAAAATTCAGGTAAATGAAGAGGATTTCTTTAATCTTAAAACAAGCAATTCTATAACATCTGATGCTGTTGCACTTGAAAGCAGAAAAGATTTAGAAGCAATAAGATTACAAGGCAAAGCTTCTGAAGCAAATGTAAAAATTGCAAAAGCTGGATATTATCCTTCAATTTCACTTTTAGGCGGTTATACTGCATTTGACTTAAAAGACATTGTAACTGTAAAATATGCGATGAACTTTGGAATCGGATTATCTTATGATTTATCAGGAATTCTAAAAAATAATGTTCACGTAAAAGAAGCAGAAAGCAGAGCTTTGGAAGTAAAAAATACCGAAGCAATTATGACAGACCGCATTAAAGTAGAGGTTCAAAAATCTATTGAAGATTACGACCTAGCAATTAATCAAAGTGTGGTGTATGAAGAAGCATTACAGCAAGCAGCCGAAAACTACAGATTAGTAAAAGATAAATTTGACAATGGTTTATCTGACACTAATGATTTAGTAGAAGCAGATGTAGAGCATTTAAATGCCAAAATTCAAACTGCTTTATCTAAAGCAACCATTATTCAAAAATATTACGAATTACTTTCAGTATCAGGACAATTATCACAATCATTCAATCTTTCTAAAATATAATCGATAGCTCTCATGGAAAAGAAAAAAACAAATAAAAAATTCATCATCATACTTGCAGTTCTGATTTTAGGAGGCGGAACTTACGGAATATCTAAATACCTACACGGCCAAGCTCACGAAGAAACAGATGATGCTCAGATTGAGAAAAAAATGAATCCGATTATCCCAAGAGTTTCAGGATATATCAGCAAAGTTTATGTGAAAGATAATGATTATGTAAAAAAAGGAGATACTTTATTTACTATCGATAAGAGAGATTATCAATTAAAAATTGATGAAGCTAATGCTGCATTATTG includes these proteins:
- a CDS encoding TolC family protein; protein product: MKISQLMLFGVFFIGISSMEAQEKTSLTLGEAVQMAWEKSNEVTLANTKVNTKKYELKTVKNNQYPDLKVSGQYQRLTKASIDMPNQGESASLASPDRAMLGMANLSLPIFAGFKIQNSIDAYEGMYEAETANAEKTKEDVALKAITYYTALYKAQKTLDVLNENQKSAKQRVTDFTELEKNGIIPRNDLLKAQLLVSKTQLSIDEANNNINNINFYLTTLLKLDPNVKIQVNEEDFFNLKTSNSITSDAVALESRKDLEAIRLQGKASEANVKIAKAGYYPSISLLGGYTAFDLKDIVTVKYAMNFGIGLSYDLSGILKNNVHVKEAESRALEVKNTEAIMTDRIKVEVQKSIEDYDLAINQSVVYEEALQQAAENYRLVKDKFDNGLSDTNDLVEADVEHLNAKIQTALSKATIIQKYYELLSVSGQLSQSFNLSKI